The Mucilaginibacter yixingensis genome window below encodes:
- a CDS encoding RNA polymerase sigma factor, whose protein sequence is MIAHTDEELMALVATGNRGAYSLLYTRYLNQLYRYVYLFCKSKEQSEEIVQDVFLKIWERREKLSGVESFKAYIFRTSKNLLLDHIRKQKVQVRAYDQLVPVTEESPMMADTQLIYSQYRYLIQQAINQLPQKRKMIVEMRTQEDLSLDEIADRLSISKSVVKKQLYQGMDFVRNYMHSQANILLIVIWLLLHQ, encoded by the coding sequence ATGATAGCGCATACTGACGAAGAATTAATGGCCCTGGTTGCTACCGGCAATCGTGGTGCTTATTCTTTATTGTATACCCGTTATCTAAATCAGCTTTACCGTTATGTTTACCTGTTCTGCAAATCAAAAGAGCAGAGTGAAGAGATTGTGCAGGATGTTTTCCTGAAGATCTGGGAACGTCGCGAAAAGCTGTCGGGGGTAGAATCATTCAAAGCCTATATCTTCCGCACAAGTAAGAACTTGTTGCTTGATCATATCCGCAAGCAGAAAGTACAGGTTAGGGCGTATGATCAATTGGTGCCGGTTACAGAAGAAAGCCCGATGATGGCCGATACCCAGTTAATCTATAGCCAATACCGCTATCTGATCCAGCAAGCCATAAACCAGTTGCCGCAAAAGCGTAAAATGATAGTAGAAATGCGCACGCAGGAAGATCTCTCGCTCGATGAAATTGCAGACCGGTTGTCTATCTCTAAATCAGTAGTAAAAAAACAACTCTACCAGGGGATGGATTTTGTACGTAATTACATGCATAGCCAGGCAAATATATTGTTGATAGTCATTTGGTTATTGTTGCATCAGTAG
- a CDS encoding family 43 glycosylhydrolase, producing the protein MKPMCRRFAANALLCLLLILRITQASAQRTGTYHQIVSGVPLLDDRGHIVSAHGANIIKDGGRYYLFGEAHSDTSNAFVGFNCYSSADLYNWKFERVALPLQDSGRLGPDRVGERAKVLKCKKTGEYVMLMHSDDHKYMDPCVGYATASSVAGPYVFKGPLLFNGQPIHKWDIGSFVDDDGAGYLLIHGGLMYRLSDDFHSISKLVVDNHWRGAEAPTVFKKNGVYYWIASDLTSWERNDNFYYTATALEGPWTSRGNFAPAGTLTWNSQASFVLPVAGKADTTFMFMGDRWSYPHQASAATYVWLPLKVSGTSISISKYYDVWQVDSGSGKNASGQLTGEQVTSNAKTLNYQGNWSSYSFGKYAARRSDTKGDRLSLNFHGKQLGIYSILGPEGGYATVTVFNSKKERVCSFVVDTYSKYECRSLVMLTPVMAAGDYAVTISINGDHGSWSDKRKSIYGSKGNYFAFQSAVVVK; encoded by the coding sequence ATGAAACCAATGTGCAGGCGGTTTGCAGCCAATGCGTTATTATGTCTTTTACTCATATTGAGGATTACCCAGGCATCAGCTCAGCGCACCGGAACCTATCATCAAATTGTTTCCGGAGTGCCTTTATTAGATGATAGGGGGCACATTGTTAGTGCGCATGGTGCCAATATTATAAAAGACGGAGGCAGATATTACCTCTTTGGCGAGGCGCATTCAGATACCTCAAATGCGTTTGTTGGTTTCAATTGCTATTCTTCTGCCGATTTATATAATTGGAAATTTGAACGTGTTGCTTTGCCCTTGCAAGATTCAGGTCGTTTAGGTCCAGATCGTGTGGGCGAACGCGCCAAAGTATTGAAGTGCAAAAAAACTGGAGAGTATGTTATGCTGATGCACTCGGATGATCATAAATACATGGATCCCTGCGTAGGTTATGCAACCGCTTCTTCTGTTGCCGGCCCGTATGTTTTTAAGGGACCGTTACTTTTTAATGGTCAACCCATCCATAAATGGGATATAGGTTCTTTTGTTGATGATGACGGCGCTGGCTATTTATTGATACACGGCGGGTTGATGTACAGGTTGAGCGATGATTTTCATAGCATTTCAAAACTGGTTGTCGACAATCACTGGCGCGGAGCTGAAGCACCAACGGTGTTTAAAAAGAATGGCGTCTATTATTGGATTGCATCAGACCTGACCAGTTGGGAGCGTAACGATAACTTTTACTATACCGCAACCGCCCTGGAAGGGCCCTGGACAAGTCGCGGCAACTTTGCACCCGCGGGAACGTTAACGTGGAACTCGCAGGCATCATTTGTTTTGCCCGTTGCCGGCAAAGCGGATACTACTTTTATGTTTATGGGCGATAGATGGTCTTACCCTCATCAGGCATCTGCGGCTACTTATGTTTGGCTGCCGTTAAAAGTATCAGGCACATCCATCTCTATCTCAAAATATTACGACGTTTGGCAGGTAGATTCCGGTTCGGGCAAGAACGCCTCTGGTCAATTAACGGGCGAGCAGGTAACATCTAACGCTAAAACCTTGAACTATCAGGGCAATTGGTCTTCATATTCGTTTGGGAAATATGCCGCCCGGCGTTCTGATACCAAAGGAGATCGTCTTTCACTTAACTTTCATGGCAAGCAACTAGGTATTTACAGCATTTTGGGTCCGGAGGGAGGCTACGCAACAGTTACTGTATTCAATAGCAAGAAGGAGCGGGTTTGTTCTTTCGTGGTTGATACCTACAGCAAGTATGAGTGCAGATCATTAGTAATGCTAACGCCGGTAATGGCCGCGGGCGATTACGCTGTAACCATATCCATCAACGGCGATCATGGCAGTTGGTCTGACAAAAGAAAGAGCATTTATGGCAGCAAAGGTAATTATTTTGCATTTCAATCGGCAGTTGTAGTTAAGTAA
- a CDS encoding FecR family protein — MDRKTVDQFLVKYAAGVYTEAEHAEFLNWLRSVPDAEVEDVLQKLAHQFAEQPADEQTPNTLLAAGIESRLDALDQAPQRRRFRWLKIAVAAVLCLGFGSLFIKRVLKVPAQTNVQVAKIVPGTNKAYLALANGKRIILNKAANGLLATEGSISIYKTGDGQLLYKQEGHARQPGTDLLVTPRGGQYKVTLADGTQVWLNAASSIKIPLGFTESERRVDLSGEGYFEVAKNKAKPFSVWVNGMQVQVLGTHFNISAYADDPSMNTTLLEGSVKVTRNGQSRMIVPGQQAQVTTDIRVCKVNVQDIVEWKNGNFSFSHEDIKSIMRKISRWYDVDVEYKGAQTHEGFVGTLPRSANINEVLDMLELTRLTHFKIEGRRVMVMK, encoded by the coding sequence ATGGACCGAAAAACTGTAGACCAATTTCTTGTAAAATATGCTGCTGGCGTTTATACCGAAGCTGAACATGCCGAGTTTTTGAACTGGCTGCGTTCGGTTCCTGACGCTGAGGTAGAAGATGTGCTGCAAAAACTGGCCCATCAGTTTGCAGAGCAACCTGCAGACGAGCAAACACCTAATACTTTACTGGCCGCCGGTATAGAGAGCCGGCTTGACGCGCTTGACCAGGCGCCGCAACGCCGCAGATTTCGCTGGCTTAAAATTGCGGTGGCAGCGGTTCTGTGCCTGGGTTTTGGCTCGCTTTTTATAAAACGTGTTTTAAAAGTGCCGGCTCAAACTAACGTGCAGGTGGCAAAAATTGTACCCGGCACCAACAAAGCCTATCTGGCTCTGGCCAATGGCAAACGCATTATTCTTAATAAAGCTGCTAACGGTTTACTGGCTACCGAGGGTAGCATCAGTATTTATAAAACCGGCGATGGCCAATTACTATACAAGCAGGAAGGGCATGCCCGCCAACCCGGGACAGATTTGCTGGTTACCCCACGCGGTGGGCAATATAAAGTAACATTGGCCGACGGCACCCAGGTATGGTTAAATGCGGCATCATCCATCAAAATACCACTAGGCTTTACTGAAAGTGAGCGCCGGGTAGACCTGAGTGGTGAGGGCTATTTTGAGGTGGCTAAAAATAAAGCAAAACCTTTTAGCGTGTGGGTTAATGGCATGCAGGTGCAGGTATTAGGCACGCACTTTAACATCAGTGCTTATGCTGATGACCCCAGCATGAACACTACGTTGCTGGAGGGATCTGTAAAAGTGACCAGAAATGGCCAAAGCCGCATGATTGTGCCTGGGCAGCAGGCGCAGGTAACTACCGATATACGGGTTTGCAAAGTAAACGTGCAGGATATTGTAGAATGGAAGAATGGCAACTTCAGTTTCTCACACGAAGATATAAAAAGCATTATGCGCAAAATATCGCGCTGGTATGATGTAGATGTGGAGTACAAAGGCGCCCAAACTCATGAAGGGTTTGTGGGTACACTGCCTCGCTCTGCCAATATTAACGAAGTTTTAGATATGCTCGAACTAACACGCCTAACACACTTTAAAATTGAGGGAAGGAGGGTGATGGTGATGAAATGA